Proteins from a single region of Pseudomonadota bacterium:
- the sufC gene encoding Fe-S cluster assembly ATPase SufC: MLSIKDLHATVDGQAILNGIDLEIDAGEVHAIMGPNGSGKSTLSYVLSGRSGYEVTKGEVLYKGEDLLAMEPEERAQQGVFLAFQYPVEIPGVPTTSFLKQSINAIRKARGEDPLDAMEFLKLVRAKLKELGVGEDMIKRAVNTGFSGGEKKRMEVLQMALLEPSLAILDETDSGLDIDALKIVADGVNALRRADRAMLVITHYQRLLDYIVPDHVHVLSAGKIVRSGDKSLALELEEKGYADIVSAAA, encoded by the coding sequence ATTCTTTCGATCAAGGATCTGCACGCCACCGTCGACGGCCAGGCGATCCTGAACGGTATCGATCTTGAGATCGACGCCGGTGAAGTGCACGCGATCATGGGTCCAAATGGGTCCGGCAAATCGACACTGTCCTATGTGCTTTCAGGGCGCAGCGGCTATGAGGTGACCAAGGGCGAGGTGCTCTATAAGGGTGAAGATCTCTTGGCCATGGAGCCGGAGGAACGCGCCCAGCAGGGCGTTTTCCTGGCCTTCCAGTATCCGGTCGAGATCCCCGGCGTGCCGACGACGTCATTCCTGAAGCAGTCGATCAACGCGATCAGGAAGGCGCGCGGCGAGGATCCGCTTGATGCCATGGAATTCCTGAAGCTTGTGCGAGCCAAGCTGAAGGAGCTCGGCGTCGGCGAAGACATGATCAAGCGCGCGGTCAACACCGGTTTTTCCGGCGGCGAAAAGAAGCGCATGGAAGTGCTGCAGATGGCGCTGCTTGAACCGTCGCTCGCGATTCTGGATGAAACGGATTCCGGTCTCGACATCGACGCGCTGAAGATCGTCGCCGACGGCGTCAACGCCCTGCGTCGCGCCGACCGCGCCATGCTGGTGATCACCCACTATCAGCGCCTGCTCGATTACATCGTGCCCGACCACGTACACGTGCTATCGGCCGGCAAGATCGTGCGCTCAGGCGACAAGTCGCTTGCGCTTGAGCTGGAAGAAAAGGGCTATGCCGACATCGTGTCGGCGGCAGCCTGA
- a CDS encoding DUF59 domain-containing protein: protein MDETRTQPGAPTPTPDPAPAPRPAEDAAPAPAMGEKAHESWTPDDAADPTKIEQQEGEPLISDIVDAIRTVFDPEIPVNIYDLGLIYAIDSRQDGSVKVEMTLTAPGCPVAEEIPIWVRDAVATVEGTTDIDVEIVWDPPWDPSMLSEYAKIELGLF, encoded by the coding sequence ATGGACGAAACCCGCACCCAGCCAGGCGCACCGACGCCCACACCCGATCCAGCGCCCGCGCCCCGCCCCGCCGAAGACGCGGCGCCGGCGCCCGCGATGGGCGAGAAGGCCCATGAAAGCTGGACGCCCGACGACGCAGCCGATCCGACCAAGATCGAGCAGCAGGAGGGCGAACCGCTGATCAGCGACATCGTCGATGCGATACGCACGGTCTTCGATCCTGAGATTCCGGTGAACATCTACGATCTCGGCCTGATTTATGCCATCGATTCGCGTCAGGATGGTTCTGTGAAGGTCGAGATGACCCTGACCGCGCCGGGTTGTCCTGTCGCCGAGGAGATACCGATTTGGGTACGCGACGCCGTCGCGACCGTGGAAGGCACGACCGATATCGATGTCGAGATTGTCTGGGACCCGCCGTGGGACCCCTCGATGTTGTCGGAATATGCTAAGATAGAACTCGGGCTGTTTTAG
- a CDS encoding hydantoinase/oxoprolinase family protein, whose amino-acid sequence MALTLGIDTGGTYTDAVLFDTATGTVMAKAKSLTTKHDLTEGVRGAVDKVIGKSGTEIGLVSISTTLATNAIVEGQGSPAALVLVGHQPRDLERPDIASALAQDPAILVAGGHDATGDETAELDLESVRDFAQAQQGRVAAFAVSAMFAVRNPAHEIAVRDLIRAETGLPVTCAHELSSNLDAPRRALTALLNARLIPLIQDLILAVRGLMQGYGIAAPLMVVKGDGSLIDADVALVSPVETIMSGPAASVVGARQLAGLDDAFVSDIGGTTTDVALVTEGTPQLSRDGAEVGDFRTMVEAVSVHTSGLGGDSELNLDGHGRMVAGPRRAVPLSLLASSHPAVLREMERQVERGYANQWDGQFALRQRALDTSLDTMSSSQRRLWQRLENGPVSLAALYLDETPTLALRRLTGRGLVILSRLTPSDAAHLRGLQATWDPRGAELGATLWLRQWQASGHHAPDDMESFCEAVFETVRTQSARALLASAVAEEYGQSLPTGRAAELFIDRPLSGETGRLFAMKLELHHPIVAIGAPAAAYYPPVGQRLGTSVVVPEHAEVCNAVGAVAGGVTQRVDALITTPSEGLYRCHMPDNVADFKDLERAAEHGMAVICESAAKLAEAAGAVDVTLTTQRDDNVVRGSDGLETFIESRLRATATGRPRLSKT is encoded by the coding sequence GTGGCGCTTACCCTCGGCATCGATACCGGCGGCACCTACACGGATGCCGTGTTGTTCGACACGGCCACCGGCACCGTCATGGCCAAGGCAAAGTCGCTGACCACCAAACACGACCTGACCGAAGGCGTGCGCGGTGCGGTCGACAAGGTGATCGGCAAGAGCGGCACGGAGATCGGTCTGGTCTCGATCTCGACCACGCTGGCGACCAACGCCATCGTTGAAGGGCAAGGCAGCCCCGCCGCCTTGGTGCTGGTCGGCCATCAGCCGCGCGACCTCGAACGGCCCGACATCGCGAGCGCGCTTGCCCAGGATCCAGCCATCCTGGTTGCCGGCGGCCACGACGCCACTGGCGACGAGACTGCCGAACTGGACCTTGAGAGCGTGCGCGACTTCGCCCAGGCCCAGCAGGGCCGTGTCGCCGCCTTCGCGGTCTCGGCCATGTTCGCCGTTCGCAATCCCGCCCACGAGATCGCCGTGCGCGACCTGATCCGCGCGGAGACCGGTTTGCCGGTAACCTGTGCACACGAACTGAGCTCAAACCTGGATGCGCCACGGCGCGCCCTGACGGCGCTGTTGAACGCACGGCTGATCCCCCTGATCCAGGACCTGATCCTGGCCGTGCGGGGCCTGATGCAGGGTTATGGCATCGCAGCACCCTTGATGGTGGTGAAGGGCGACGGTTCCTTGATCGATGCCGACGTGGCGCTCGTCTCGCCGGTCGAGACGATCATGTCGGGGCCGGCGGCAAGCGTCGTTGGCGCGCGCCAGCTTGCCGGGCTCGACGACGCCTTTGTTTCCGATATCGGCGGCACCACGACCGACGTCGCGTTGGTGACCGAGGGTACGCCGCAGTTGAGCCGCGATGGCGCGGAAGTCGGCGATTTCCGCACCATGGTCGAGGCGGTGTCGGTCCACACCAGCGGGCTTGGCGGCGACAGCGAACTGAACCTGGACGGGCATGGCCGCATGGTCGCCGGCCCGCGCCGCGCGGTGCCGCTCAGCCTGCTCGCCAGCAGTCATCCGGCCGTGCTGCGCGAGATGGAACGCCAGGTCGAGCGCGGCTACGCCAACCAGTGGGACGGCCAGTTCGCGCTTCGCCAGCGCGCACTCGACACCTCGCTCGACACCATGTCGTCGTCGCAGCGGCGCCTGTGGCAGCGGCTGGAAAACGGCCCAGTTTCGCTCGCGGCACTCTACCTGGACGAGACGCCAACCTTGGCGCTGCGCCGCCTGACCGGTCGCGGCCTGGTCATCCTGTCACGCCTGACGCCGAGTGACGCGGCCCATTTGCGCGGGCTTCAGGCAACATGGGACCCGCGCGGCGCCGAACTGGGCGCGACCCTGTGGCTGCGCCAGTGGCAGGCCAGCGGCCACCATGCGCCCGATGATATGGAGAGTTTTTGCGAGGCCGTTTTCGAGACGGTCAGGACCCAGTCCGCACGCGCCCTGCTGGCCTCGGCCGTCGCCGAGGAATACGGCCAAAGTCTGCCCACCGGACGCGCCGCCGAGCTGTTCATCGACCGGCCGCTTTCCGGCGAAACCGGCCGCCTGTTCGCCATGAAGCTGGAGCTGCATCACCCGATCGTCGCGATCGGTGCGCCGGCGGCCGCCTATTACCCGCCGGTCGGCCAACGCCTGGGCACCAGTGTGGTGGTGCCCGAGCACGCCGAAGTCTGCAACGCCGTTGGCGCCGTCGCGGGCGGCGTGACCCAGCGGGTCGACGCCCTGATCACAACGCCGTCCGAAGGCCTCTACCGGTGCCACATGCCCGACAATGTCGCCGACTTTAAGGACCTGGAACGCGCCGCCGAACACGGCATGGCGGTCATTTGCGAGTCTGCCGCCAAGCTAGCCGAGGCGGCCGGTGCCGTGGATGTCACCTTGACGACCCAGCGCGACGACAACGTGGTGCGCGGCTCAGATGGTCTTGAAACCTTCATCGAAAGCCGCCTCAGGGCAACGGCCACCGGTCGCCCGAGACTGAGCAAAACCTGA
- a CDS encoding regulatory protein RecX, with protein sequence MAERRRRRPRRITPDYLYNAAVYYLERYSSSSENVKAVLRRKVWRAARETDVDQAQAEQWIDETVAKLERAGMLDDRAYADMRVLSLRRAGESARSIRMKLAAKGVDGDTIAAALAQVEQENDDWIAAAAYARRRRLGPFRDPASREERRQRDLASLARKGFGIEIARAVIEAEDEDALDELLEDRAGD encoded by the coding sequence ATGGCCGAACGCCGCCGCCGTCGTCCCAGACGCATCACGCCTGACTATCTCTACAACGCGGCGGTCTATTATCTGGAGCGCTACAGCAGCTCGTCGGAGAACGTGAAGGCCGTCTTGCGACGGAAGGTCTGGCGCGCGGCGCGCGAGACCGATGTCGATCAGGCGCAAGCCGAGCAGTGGATCGACGAGACCGTCGCGAAGCTGGAGCGCGCCGGTATGCTGGACGACCGGGCCTATGCCGACATGCGGGTGTTGTCGCTCAGACGCGCCGGTGAATCAGCCCGCTCGATCCGCATGAAACTGGCCGCCAAGGGTGTCGATGGCGACACGATTGCGGCGGCCCTGGCGCAGGTCGAGCAGGAGAACGACGACTGGATCGCGGCGGCCGCTTATGCGCGTCGCCGCCGCCTCGGCCCGTTTCGCGACCCCGCATCGCGCGAGGAACGCCGTCAACGCGATCTGGCATCCTTGGCGCGCAAGGGGTTCGGTATCGAGATCGCGCGGGCCGTGATCGAGGCTGAGGATGAGGACGCCTTGGATGAACTGCTCGAGGATCGTGCGGGCGACTAG
- the sufD gene encoding Fe-S cluster assembly protein SufD, which produces MTTSVPFIENYSDLRAGLPGAGLPWLDTLRGTGLDRYEALGLPTPKVEDWKYTNLRALTALTFARASGDRSAAIDDVPSLVFDGDVHRIVLVNGTVNAALSDFDGLPDGLSVLPFDQAITRDPGALESHVGHVAALGRKPFVALNTAYLDDGLVIRVAAGAKIDAPLHLAFVGAAGDEHLVWHPRLLIVVEEGASATIVETHSGAGSYFSNGVSEVTVGRDGGLHHLKIQDEAAAAFHIAAIEARVSARASYESFILSTGAALSRNQISVLLAEEEARCRVNGAYLMRGNQHVDTTSVIDHAVPNCTTNEVYKGVLDDKARAVFQGKIIVRKDAQHTEGHQLNKTLLLSDRAEIDAKPELEIYADDVACGHGATTGEIDENALFYLRSRGIDAEIARSMLIDAFVDEALQEISREDLHDTFRATVAAWQKGGLS; this is translated from the coding sequence ATGACGACAAGCGTTCCGTTCATCGAGAACTATAGCGACCTGCGCGCCGGGTTGCCCGGCGCCGGTCTGCCGTGGCTCGACACCTTGCGCGGCACCGGGCTGGACCGCTACGAAGCGCTCGGCCTGCCGACGCCCAAGGTCGAAGACTGGAAGTACACCAATCTTCGTGCGCTGACCGCGCTGACCTTCGCGCGTGCCAGCGGCGATCGGTCGGCCGCCATCGACGATGTGCCGTCGCTCGTCTTCGACGGCGACGTCCACCGCATTGTGCTGGTCAACGGCACCGTCAACGCGGCGCTGAGCGATTTCGACGGCCTGCCGGACGGCCTTTCCGTCCTGCCGTTTGATCAAGCGATCACCCGCGATCCCGGCGCTCTGGAAAGCCATGTCGGTCACGTCGCCGCGCTGGGCCGCAAACCCTTCGTCGCGCTCAACACCGCCTATCTCGATGACGGCCTGGTGATCCGCGTCGCCGCCGGCGCCAAGATCGACGCACCACTACATCTGGCCTTTGTCGGCGCGGCGGGCGACGAGCATCTGGTCTGGCATCCCAGGCTCCTGATCGTCGTCGAGGAGGGCGCCAGCGCGACCATTGTCGAGACCCATAGCGGCGCCGGTTCCTACTTCTCCAATGGCGTCAGCGAAGTCACGGTCGGCCGCGACGGCGGCCTGCATCACCTGAAGATCCAGGACGAAGCGGCGGCGGCGTTCCACATTGCCGCGATCGAAGCCCGTGTCAGCGCGCGCGCGTCCTATGAGAGCTTCATTCTGTCGACTGGCGCGGCGCTGTCGCGCAATCAGATCAGTGTGCTGCTGGCCGAGGAAGAAGCACGGTGCCGGGTCAACGGCGCCTATCTGATGCGCGGCAATCAGCATGTCGACACGACAAGCGTCATCGATCATGCGGTGCCCAACTGCACGACCAACGAAGTCTACAAGGGCGTCTTGGACGATAAGGCGCGCGCAGTCTTCCAGGGCAAGATCATCGTCCGCAAGGACGCCCAGCACACCGAAGGCCACCAGCTCAACAAGACGCTGCTGCTGTCGGACCGCGCAGAGATCGACGCCAAGCCTGAGCTGGAGATCTATGCCGACGATGTCGCTTGCGGCCACGGCGCGACGACCGGAGAGATCGATGAGAACGCGCTCTTCTATCTGCGTTCGCGCGGCATCGATGCAGAGATAGCCCGTTCGATGCTGATCGACGCCTTCGTTGACGAGGCGCTACAGGAAATCAGCCGCGAGGACTTGCACGACACGTTCCGCGCCACCGTCGCGGCGTGGCAGAAAGGCGGGCTGTCATGA
- a CDS encoding SUF system Fe-S cluster assembly regulator has product MIRLSRMADYGVVVMTYMAHRRDQTMSAHQVAEGTGLPEPAVGKLLKMLSRSDLLESHRGARGGYVLTGAPDDITVADIVTAVEGPIALTLCVDEHPGSCDVEALCPMRGGWNQINTALREALEGVTLATMAYPVPGMFTDTTGRNAPASAR; this is encoded by the coding sequence ATGATCCGCTTGAGCCGCATGGCGGACTATGGGGTAGTGGTGATGACCTATATGGCCCATCGCCGCGACCAGACGATGAGCGCCCATCAGGTCGCCGAAGGCACCGGTTTGCCGGAGCCAGCGGTGGGCAAGCTCTTGAAGATGCTGAGCCGGAGCGATCTGTTGGAATCCCATCGCGGCGCCCGCGGCGGTTATGTGCTTACCGGCGCGCCCGATGATATCACGGTCGCCGATATCGTTACCGCCGTCGAAGGACCGATCGCGCTGACCTTGTGTGTCGATGAGCATCCGGGTAGTTGCGATGTCGAGGCGCTGTGCCCGATGCGCGGCGGCTGGAACCAGATCAACACGGCACTGCGTGAAGCGCTGGAAGGCGTTACCTTGGCGACCATGGCCTATCCGGTGCCGGGCATGTTTACCGATACGACCGGTCGGAACGCACCGGCAAGCGCGCGCTGA
- a CDS encoding Xaa-Pro peptidase family protein gives MSQTMSHKERTLRFIRPEMETVFSLEEYRGRLERVRAAMAAASIDTLYLTSPEAICYLSGFRAEWYQAQGPKAWLPVSGVAVNVDADDFIHFEVQNEQVLAGFTAISRDLRIFGGDAQPMDSMLEFIVGGLADEGWLKGRVGLEMFSYRPNRGVSEMLQALMEGKGATVVDGTDIVGGVRKIKSPQEIAYTRTAARIGDIGMQAARDTIGAGVTELDVYGEVVRAMAQAGGENPSITMPVSSGAKSACMHALASRRKIMAGDVVNIDLCGVYNRYHTNMARTFCIGEPHPEVDRYLDAITGVKAMLEGVIRPNLPVRELLDTIETYYREAGIWDDQCWVGGYDLGMSFPPDWVGPWYYDVHTDPGDEVFEPGMTTNYEANFYLPNLAGMSMFIDMMVFTEDGAEFLQQTPAKLPVIA, from the coding sequence TTGTCACAGACCATGAGCCATAAGGAACGGACGCTTCGGTTCATCCGGCCGGAGATGGAAACGGTGTTTTCGTTGGAGGAGTACCGTGGCCGGCTGGAGCGGGTGCGCGCGGCGATGGCCGCGGCCTCGATCGACACGCTCTATCTGACCTCGCCGGAAGCCATCTGTTACCTCTCCGGTTTTCGCGCCGAGTGGTATCAGGCCCAGGGACCGAAGGCGTGGCTTCCGGTCAGCGGGGTGGCGGTCAATGTCGATGCCGACGACTTCATCCATTTCGAGGTCCAGAACGAACAGGTCCTGGCCGGCTTCACCGCAATCTCCCGCGACCTCCGTATCTTCGGCGGTGATGCGCAGCCGATGGACTCCATGCTGGAGTTCATCGTCGGCGGCCTGGCGGATGAGGGTTGGCTGAAGGGGCGCGTCGGGCTGGAGATGTTTAGCTACCGTCCCAATCGCGGCGTCAGTGAAATGCTTCAAGCGCTCATGGAAGGCAAGGGCGCGACCGTCGTTGACGGCACCGACATCGTCGGCGGCGTGCGCAAGATCAAGTCGCCCCAGGAAATTGCCTATACCCGCACCGCCGCGCGCATCGGCGATATCGGCATGCAGGCCGCGCGCGATACGATCGGCGCCGGCGTCACCGAGCTCGACGTCTATGGCGAAGTCGTGCGTGCGATGGCGCAGGCGGGCGGCGAGAATCCGTCTATCACCATGCCGGTCTCGTCGGGCGCCAAGAGTGCTTGCATGCATGCGCTGGCATCACGGCGCAAGATCATGGCGGGCGATGTCGTGAACATCGATCTGTGTGGCGTCTATAACCGCTACCACACCAACATGGCGCGCACGTTCTGTATCGGTGAACCGCATCCGGAGGTAGACCGCTATCTAGACGCCATCACCGGTGTGAAGGCGATGCTGGAAGGCGTGATACGTCCCAACCTGCCGGTGCGCGAACTGCTCGACACCATCGAGACCTATTACCGAGAGGCCGGCATCTGGGACGACCAGTGCTGGGTCGGCGGCTACGATCTCGGCATGTCATTTCCGCCCGACTGGGTCGGGCCGTGGTACTACGACGTCCACACCGATCCCGGCGACGAAGTGTTCGAGCCCGGTATGACGACGAACTACGAGGCCAACTTCTACCTGCCCAATCTGGCCGGCATGTCCATGTTCATCGACATGATGGTATTCACCGAAGACGGCGCGGAGTTCCTGCAGCAGACACCGGCAAAACTGCCCGTTATCGCCTGA
- a CDS encoding iron-sulfur cluster assembly accessory protein, with protein MFGSPDSKLFTLTDKAAERAKVLLAQNDQAIGLKVGIKTAGCSGFSYTMDYAEEVTGKEDVVEEKGIKILIDPTATMFLIGTELDWHEDKLESRFVFNNPNAKGMCGCGESFTV; from the coding sequence ATGTTTGGAAGTCCCGACAGCAAACTCTTTACCTTGACCGACAAGGCCGCTGAGCGCGCCAAGGTCTTGCTCGCCCAGAACGATCAAGCGATCGGTCTGAAAGTCGGCATCAAAACAGCTGGCTGTAGCGGTTTCTCCTACACCATGGACTATGCCGAGGAAGTGACCGGCAAGGAGGACGTGGTTGAGGAAAAGGGCATCAAGATCCTGATCGATCCGACCGCGACCATGTTTCTGATCGGTACCGAACTGGACTGGCACGAGGACAAGCTTGAATCCCGCTTCGTCTTCAACAATCCCAACGCCAAAGGCATGTGCGGCTGCGGCGAATCCTTCACGGTTTGA
- a CDS encoding cysteine desulfurase, whose product MSKAAVSNPLANAPLDIARIRKDFPILSREVYGKPLVFLDSAASAQKPQVVIDAERHCYEEEYANVHRGVYYLSQMATEKFEATRTRVREFINAASDDEIVFTRGGTEAVNLVASSYARHHLEPGDEILISELEHHSNIVPWQLAAEEKALTIVPIPILDDGQIDMAAYRDALGPRSKIVAITQMSNALGVVTPIHEIIRLAHDAGAKVLVDGCQAITHSHVDVQDLDCDFYVFSGHKIYGPTGAGALYAKAELLDMMAPYQGGGEMIARVSLQKSTFKNGAAKFEAGTPAIAQVIALKAALDYVADLGMDRIADHEHMLLEYATDRLSAVDGLRIYGTAPAKASIVSFTLDGVHPHDIGTIVDREGVAVRVGHHCAQPVMQRFDIAATVRASFGLYNTTDDIDRLAEALGAVKEMFG is encoded by the coding sequence ATGAGCAAGGCCGCCGTCTCGAACCCACTCGCCAACGCACCGCTGGATATCGCGCGTATCCGCAAGGACTTTCCGATCCTCTCACGCGAGGTCTATGGCAAACCGCTGGTGTTCCTGGACAGCGCCGCAAGCGCGCAGAAGCCGCAGGTCGTCATCGATGCCGAACGGCATTGTTATGAAGAGGAGTACGCCAACGTTCATCGCGGCGTTTACTACCTAAGCCAGATGGCGACGGAGAAGTTCGAGGCAACGCGCACGCGCGTCCGCGAGTTTATAAACGCGGCAAGCGACGACGAAATCGTCTTTACCCGCGGCGGCACCGAAGCGGTCAACCTGGTGGCGTCGAGTTACGCGCGCCACCACCTGGAGCCCGGCGACGAGATCCTGATTTCCGAACTGGAGCACCATTCCAACATCGTGCCGTGGCAATTGGCCGCCGAGGAAAAGGCTCTCACCATCGTGCCGATCCCGATCCTGGACGACGGTCAGATCGATATGGCGGCCTATCGCGACGCGCTAGGGCCACGCAGCAAGATCGTCGCCATCACCCAGATGTCGAATGCGCTGGGCGTCGTGACGCCGATCCACGAGATCATCCGCCTGGCGCATGACGCTGGCGCGAAGGTGCTGGTCGATGGCTGCCAGGCGATCACCCACAGTCATGTCGACGTGCAGGACCTTGACTGCGATTTCTACGTCTTTTCCGGCCACAAGATTTACGGGCCGACCGGCGCTGGCGCGCTGTACGCCAAGGCCGAGCTGCTCGACATGATGGCGCCCTATCAGGGCGGTGGCGAGATGATCGCGCGGGTGTCGCTGCAGAAATCGACGTTCAAGAACGGCGCCGCGAAGTTCGAGGCCGGCACGCCGGCCATCGCCCAGGTGATCGCGCTGAAGGCCGCACTCGATTATGTCGCCGATCTCGGCATGGACCGCATCGCCGATCACGAGCACATGCTGCTGGAGTACGCCACCGACCGCCTGTCGGCGGTCGACGGTCTGAGGATCTATGGCACGGCGCCGGCCAAGGCGAGCATCGTTTCGTTCACGCTCGACGGCGTTCACCCTCACGATATCGGCACCATCGTCGACCGCGAAGGCGTCGCGGTCCGGGTCGGCCACCATTGCGCGCAGCCAGTCATGCAGCGCTTCGATATCGCGGCGACGGTGCGGGCCTCGTTCGGGCTCTACAACACGACCGACGATATCGACCGTCTGGCCGAAGCTCTGGGCGCGGTTAAGGAGATGTTCGGCTGA
- the sufU gene encoding Fe-S cluster assembly sulfur transfer protein SufU — protein MDELRELYQEVILDHGRNPRNFGHPPSCNRQADGDNPLCGDQLTVYLNVSDDGIVEHVAFEGRGCAISMASASMMTELVKGKTAAEAEALFEKFHHLVTDDTVDLDMAAEDEDLEKLVVLSGVRQFPMRVKCATLPWHTMTAAIDGKGTVTTE, from the coding sequence ATGGATGAGCTGCGCGAACTCTACCAGGAGGTCATCCTGGACCATGGCCGCAACCCCCGGAACTTCGGCCATCCGCCGTCGTGCAACCGGCAGGCGGACGGCGACAACCCGCTATGCGGCGACCAACTGACGGTCTACCTGAACGTCAGTGATGACGGCATCGTCGAGCATGTCGCCTTCGAGGGACGCGGATGCGCGATTTCCATGGCATCGGCATCGATGATGACCGAGCTGGTCAAAGGCAAGACGGCGGCCGAGGCCGAGGCTCTGTTCGAGAAGTTTCATCATCTTGTGACCGACGACACGGTCGATCTGGACATGGCGGCGGAAGATGAGGACCTGGAGAAGCTGGTCGTGCTCTCCGGCGTTCGGCAATTCCCCATGCGGGTCAAGTGTGCCACCTTGCCCTGGCATACCATGACCGCCGCGATTGACGGCAAGGGAACGGTGACGACGGAGTGA
- the sufB gene encoding Fe-S cluster assembly protein SufB codes for MAIQAETIETVSEATDKYKYGFVTEIEMDRAPKGLNEDVIRFISAKKNEPEWLLEWRLKAYHHWLTMKEPTWAAVGYPPIDYNDAYYYSAPKSDADRPKSLDEVDPKLLETYEKLGIPLKEQEVLAGVKNVAIDAVFDSVSVATTFKDRLEKDGIIFCSISEAVQNHPELVRQYIGSVVPYSDNFFATLNSAVFTDGSFCYIPKGVRCPMELSTYFRINAAETGQFERTLIIADEGSYVSYLEGCTAPQRDENQLHAAVVELVALDDAEIKYSTVQNWYPGDEDGVGGIYNFVTKRGVCEKRAKISWTQVETGSAITWKYPSCILKGDDSVGEFYSVAITNNHQQADTGTKMLHIGKNTRSRIIAKGISAGKSQSTYRGQVRVNAMAAGARNYTQCDSLLIGDTCGAHTVPYIESKNRGARIEHEATTSRVSEDQLFYCRQRGIDEEEALTLIVNGFCREVLQELPMEFAVEAQKLVGISLEGSVG; via the coding sequence ATGGCCATCCAGGCTGAAACCATCGAGACCGTCAGCGAGGCGACGGACAAGTACAAGTATGGCTTCGTCACCGAGATCGAGATGGATCGGGCCCCCAAGGGGCTCAACGAAGACGTCATCCGTTTCATCTCGGCCAAGAAGAACGAGCCGGAATGGCTGCTGGAATGGCGGCTGAAGGCCTATCACCACTGGCTCACCATGAAGGAGCCGACCTGGGCCGCCGTCGGCTATCCGCCGATCGACTACAACGATGCCTATTACTATTCGGCACCCAAGAGCGATGCCGACCGGCCCAAGAGCCTGGACGAGGTCGACCCGAAGCTCCTGGAGACTTATGAGAAGCTTGGCATTCCCTTGAAGGAGCAGGAGGTCCTGGCCGGCGTCAAGAATGTCGCGATCGACGCCGTCTTCGACAGCGTCTCCGTCGCCACCACCTTCAAGGACCGGCTGGAGAAAGACGGCATCATCTTCTGCTCGATCTCGGAGGCCGTGCAGAACCATCCCGAACTGGTGCGCCAGTACATCGGCTCGGTGGTGCCCTATTCCGACAACTTCTTCGCGACGTTGAACTCGGCTGTCTTCACCGACGGTTCGTTCTGCTACATCCCAAAGGGCGTGCGCTGTCCGATGGAGCTGTCGACCTATTTCCGCATCAACGCCGCGGAGACGGGCCAGTTCGAGCGCACCTTGATCATCGCGGATGAAGGCAGCTATGTGAGCTATTTGGAAGGCTGCACCGCGCCCCAGCGCGACGAGAACCAACTTCATGCCGCCGTAGTCGAGCTGGTCGCGCTGGACGATGCGGAGATCAAGTATTCGACCGTGCAGAACTGGTATCCCGGCGACGAAGACGGCGTTGGCGGCATCTATAACTTCGTCACCAAGCGCGGCGTTTGCGAGAAGCGCGCCAAGATCTCCTGGACCCAGGTCGAGACGGGATCGGCGATCACCTGGAAGTATCCCAGCTGCATCCTGAAGGGCGACGACTCGGTCGGCGAGTTCTATTCCGTCGCCATCACCAACAACCACCAGCAGGCCGATACCGGCACCAAGATGCTGCATATCGGCAAGAACACGCGAAGCCGGATTATCGCCAAGGGCATCTCGGCCGGTAAGTCGCAGAGCACCTATCGCGGCCAAGTCCGCGTCAACGCCATGGCGGCGGGCGCGCGCAACTATACGCAGTGCGATTCACTGTTGATCGGCGACACGTGCGGCGCCCACACGGTGCCCTATATCGAATCGAAGAACCGCGGCGCGCGCATCGAGCACGAAGCGACGACCAGCCGGGTCAGCGAAGACCAACTGTTCTACTGCCGCCAGCGCGGCATCGACGAGGAAGAGGCCCTGACACTGATCGTCAACGGCTTCTGCCGCGAAGTCTTACAGGAGTTGCCGATGGAATTCGCCGTCGAGGCGCAGAAGCTTGTCGGCATAAGTTTAGAAGGTAGCGTCGGTTAG